The Lewinellaceae bacterium DNA window ACCAGGGTACTGTTGGCAATTTTCAGACAGTCATGGCAGTAGTCGTGTAAGGTTGTCATGGTAGGATCCAGACATAGTGGAAACACTTCGATGCCGAGGTCAAGGCTATTGGTAAAAAACCGCTTTTCTTTTACAGCAGCTACGGTAAAATTCCCCAGTACTTCCTCCCCGGAATCGTTGGCATTGTACATATTACCACGCACTTTGCCCAGCGGTGAATCGAACAGGCCAATATCCTGATTTGCCAGTTTTGACACTTTTTCCCAGTACAGGTAAGATTCACGGCTGATGGTATGCTGGTAGATATGGAAGCAATAGTTGAAGGAAAAGCGATGGTCCGGTTTGGTAGAGAAAAATAATTCGTGGTCAATTTTCGCGTCCGGCTCGTCAATACCCGAAAACACCGTAACCTGACCATAATCCGGGTATTCTTTCGGATAACAATGCCGTGGATTCAGATCCATAGCACCCTCATATTCCCAAAAGTCGTATTCGCCTACGATCCGGTAGAGATTATTGGTTTTCTGACCATCCACCTGCATATCCGCAGACAGAAAGAGCCCTACTTTCAGGACCGGTGTGATGGCATTGTCACTGGTCAGTTCATTGGTCTCGAACTTCTGGGGAGATACATCAAAGTCACTTTCTTCTGTGGGTATCCGTTCATACGCCGAGTAATAGGTTTTCCCATCCGGGGTAATTACCTCAGCACGGTAGGACTTGCCGGCTGTTCCTTTTGCCATGACACGATAGAAGCCCTCGATCTCTTCTGTAAATTGTATTCGTTCTCCATCTTCACTTTCGACATATACGGTAGCGCCTACCACCGGTTGTCCGTATATCGGCCCTCCCTGCCTCACCGGTGCCGCTTTCAGCACGATGATTTCCTGGGTCTCCAGGCTGTCGGTAAACTGTCCGGCAATATTGATTGCGTCAGTAGATTCCTTGACCGGAAACGGGATTTCATCCACGCAACCAATGGTCATAAAAATCAACAATATGCAGATCTGAAGCCTTTTCATACTACCATTCAAGATTATAGGTGATGGAAGGGAATATGGAGCCTAACACTGCCAGCCGGTAGGTGGAAAGGCTTTGGAATGGTTTCTGCCTGAAGTAAATGGAATACGCGTTCTTCCTTCCCAGCAAGTTGTAGATGGACAGGGACCAGCTACTCTGAAATTTCCGGTCCTTGCGGTAACCCGGAAACAAATTCGCCGAAACATCCATCCGGTAGTAATCCGGTATCCGGTATTGATTGCGGTCGGAGTATATGGGAACGTTGATAACGTGCCAGTCGGTGTATTTACCGGTAGGTGCCGTAATAGGGCGGCCGGTATTATAGGTAAAACTCACATTAAGACTCAACCGCTGCATGAGGTTGAAGTTAACCAGCATGGTCACATCGTGAGGCTTGTCAAAATACGAAGGATACCATCTGCCCTGATTGACATTCAGCTCGGGGATCTCTGTTTTTACCCTGCGGATGGATCGGCTGTAGGTATAGGACAACCGGCCGGAAACCAATCCCAGGTTTTTTTTGATGCTGACCTCCAGACCGTAGTTCCTTCCGTCCGCCGGGACCAATTCCGTCTCCAGGAATTCATTGCCCAACAATTCCGGAAAATCCCGGTATTCCGGCACATTCCTGAGGGCCTTAAAATAGACTTCTGCAGAGGTCTCCCAAACATTGTTGTTGAAATTGCGGTAATAACCCAGGCTGATGCCGTCAGCTTTTTGTGGTTTCAGGTAGGTATCCGCCAGTTTCCAAAAGTCAACCGGAGTAGCCGCTACGGTATTCGAAATCAAGGACAGGTATTGATAGGTACGTGTCGCTCCCAACTTTAGACTCGCCGTTTCCGTCAAACGGTAATTGACCGAAATCCGGGGTTCCAGTCCAAAATAGGTATCGATAAGTTCCCCGGAGCCAAAACTTACCGTATCGATGGCTTCTCCATAGCTGACCGACTCCCTGGTACCGGCGTAGGTCCGCACCCGTTTGGCGCCCTGCAACGCAAATCCGCTCAGCCGGAGTCCTGCTGAAAAGGAAAGCTTATCCGAAAAATTTTGTTCGGTCTCCACGTACAGTCCACCTTCCCATCCCTGCTCTTCCGGAGTCGACTCTTTCACGACCAGGGATTCAGGATTATCGGGTCCGAGAATACCGGGGTTCACCTTGTAGCGGATCGCTTCGATACCTGCCACCCAGGTCGCCCGTTGATTCTGCTGAAATACCATCTCAGTACGTCCTTTCAGATAACCTATTCCTGTTGAGAACACCGATGGATTCAAAGGTTTCAGATCTCCGAGATCGCTGGTGTACAACCCGTAGATGACTTTGGTGTTTAAGTTGGCACGGTTACCGATCAGGGTATTGTAATAGGCGGCCAGTGACTTCGTGGAGTAATTAAAACGAGCCTCATCGGCAAACCGAAAATAGTCGCTTCCCTGATAGCCTTCCAGTCCTATGCTCGATTTATTGGTCAGCCGGTGATCCAGTTTCCCTTGAAAATCAAAGAATGAAACGCGGCTTTTCTTCACCTGTGGCTCATTGACCAGCTTGAGAATCCAGTTGATGTAGGAGATCCGGCCACCGAGTACCAGTGAAGTTTTATCCTTTACCAGTGGACCGTCCAGCGACACTTTGGAGGACATGACTCCTATTCCCGCCTTGAAAGTCCAGTCTTGTTTATTCCCTGTCCGCATGCTGGTGGCCAGAACCGAAGAAAGACGACCACCATATTTAGCTGGTATATTTCCTTTAAAAAGTTTGACATCGTCGACCAGGTCCGGATGAAATAGCGAAAAGAAACCTAGTGCATGGCTTGGGTTAAAATAGATGATATCATCCTGGATGATCAGGTTCTGATCGATGTTGCCACCTCGTACATTAATACCGCCCACGCCTTCTCCCGCAGTACTTACTCCGGGCAATGCGATCAGGCTTTTAAGGACATCAAATTCTCCCAGAAATGCCGGCAATTTGGCAATTTCTTTCATATTGAGCTGTTCAATGCCCATCGTCAAAGACCGCAGGTTCTGGTCAGCCGCCTTCTCAGAAACGACAATTTCTTCCAGTTGCAGGCTCGCACGGTGAATGAAAATATCATGACTGCCGTTGCCTGCCATGACCAGCGGAATTTCCTTTTGTTCCATACCGATGGATGTAACCACCAGCACATTTTCTCCCACGGGAAGCTGTAGGTCATAGGAACCGTCCACATCCGTCACCGTGGGTTCTCCCCCATTCTGTGGTATGATGGTGGCCCCAATGATGGTTTCACCGGTCTCTTCATCCCGCACGACACCTTTGAGTTCTAATCTATTGGAAAGTGGTGCACCAGCCTGCAGGTTGCCAATCACGACGACCTCGGTTTTCTTGTCCTGCTTGTCTGCCAGGGCTGAAAGCAGCTTATTACGGCGATTCCATGCTTCCAGCGGGCGGGCGGCGTCTGCGTAGCTGACCACAATCCAGGTGTTCGCATTGTATACGATACAAGTAAGACCAAGTGATTCGAGCCAGTGGTTAAATTCTGAATGCAGGTCCTTATTCCGGTCCCAGGTGAATTGAAGTTTATCCCCGGATAAAGCACGCGCGGTATCAGAGAAAACATGGACATCGCCCCAGGATTCTACTGCCGCACGGATTGCTGACCAATCACCGGAAATATTGCTGGATGGAAGATTTTGTGACCAACCCCGGACTACCAATAGTAATCCGAAACACATTAAACATAACTGCGTTAATGTTATTCGAAGGCTGCTACTCTTCACTCGATTCACTTCGGCATTTGCTCGTTAATCCTTCTTCATGGTTCCGGCTACAATTTTATGTAAAACCGCCTTGCCATAAAACACAATCCATTAAATATCAGCCTATTATTAATAAATACAGTGATAATATCCTGGTATTCAATGTGTGTTTCACCGAAAAAACATGAATTGCATTAAAGGTATATCCTTTTTTTGCTTATCTGAATTTTGCCGGCTGAAAAGCGACGAAACCGATGATTGTGAGGACGTACCGGCTTCTAACCTCCATGAATATAGACCGATAAGCAGCAATAGCCTGAAAAAACACGGCGGCCACCAATCTTGGATAAAACCTATTTTTGCAGGTATGCCTATTTTGGACGGGACATCCTACCGGCCGCCCTGGTATCTTCCAAGCGGTCATCTGCAAACCTTGTATCCTTATTTTTTCAGGAAAGTAAGGCCTGAATATATGCGGGAGCGTATCACGCTTCCAGATGGTGATTTTGTTGATCTGGACAGCCTAAGGCAACACAGTAAAAACCTGGCATTTCTTTGCCACGGACTGGAAGGAGATTCCAGCAGTCAGTACATCCGCGGAATGGCAGACTTCCTGTACCGGCGGGGCTGGGATGTGATCGCACTTAATTTCAGGTCCTGCAGTGGTGAGCCTAACCGGGTCCTGCAGTCCTACCATCACGGCGAGATCAGGGATCTGACCTACCTATTGGAACAATTAAACGCAAGTGGAGAATACCACCGGATCGTGCCGATAGGTTTCAGCCTGGGTGGGAATGTGGTCCTGAAATACCTGGGCTCGCATGGTGAGCAACTGCCGGATACCATCCACGGGGGTATTGCTGTAAGCGTGCCAACCGACCTGCTCAGTTCCAGCAGGCGTCTGGATCAGTGGGATAACTGGATCTACACCCGCAGGTTCCGGATGAATCTAAAAGAGAAGTTTGAAGCAAAGGATCGGCTGTTTCCCGGGGTTCTTGATATGCATCGCTGGAATGAAGTCAAACGTTGGGAAGACTTTGACAACACCTATACATCAAAAATATTTGGATTTCGTGACGCCTATGCATACTACGAGCAGGGCTCGGCAAATAATTTCCTGCAAGGCTTACGGCGTCCTACCCTGTTGATCAATGCATTGAATGACCCATTTTTAGAGACTCCCAGTTACCCTTACGAACGGGCTAAAGACTCCCGATTCCTCCATCTCCTGACACCCAAG harbors:
- a CDS encoding DUF4249 domain-containing protein, producing MKRLQICILLIFMTIGCVDEIPFPVKESTDAINIAGQFTDSLETQEIIVLKAAPVRQGGPIYGQPVVGATVYVESEDGERIQFTEEIEGFYRVMAKGTAGKSYRAEVITPDGKTYYSAYERIPTEESDFDVSPQKFETNELTSDNAITPVLKVGLFLSADMQVDGQKTNNLYRIVGEYDFWEYEGAMDLNPRHCYPKEYPDYGQVTVFSGIDEPDAKIDHELFFSTKPDHRFSFNYCFHIYQHTISRESYLYWEKVSKLANQDIGLFDSPLGKVRGNMYNANDSGEEVLGNFTVAAVKEKRFFTNSLDLGIEVFPLCLDPTMTTLHDYCHDCLKIANSTLVKPDYFP
- a CDS encoding TonB-dependent receptor: MCFGLLLVVRGWSQNLPSSNISGDWSAIRAAVESWGDVHVFSDTARALSGDKLQFTWDRNKDLHSEFNHWLESLGLTCIVYNANTWIVVSYADAARPLEAWNRRNKLLSALADKQDKKTEVVVIGNLQAGAPLSNRLELKGVVRDEETGETIIGATIIPQNGGEPTVTDVDGSYDLQLPVGENVLVVTSIGMEQKEIPLVMAGNGSHDIFIHRASLQLEEIVVSEKAADQNLRSLTMGIEQLNMKEIAKLPAFLGEFDVLKSLIALPGVSTAGEGVGGINVRGGNIDQNLIIQDDIIYFNPSHALGFFSLFHPDLVDDVKLFKGNIPAKYGGRLSSVLATSMRTGNKQDWTFKAGIGVMSSKVSLDGPLVKDKTSLVLGGRISYINWILKLVNEPQVKKSRVSFFDFQGKLDHRLTNKSSIGLEGYQGSDYFRFADEARFNYSTKSLAAYYNTLIGNRANLNTKVIYGLYTSDLGDLKPLNPSVFSTGIGYLKGRTEMVFQQNQRATWVAGIEAIRYKVNPGILGPDNPESLVVKESTPEEQGWEGGLYVETEQNFSDKLSFSAGLRLSGFALQGAKRVRTYAGTRESVSYGEAIDTVSFGSGELIDTYFGLEPRISVNYRLTETASLKLGATRTYQYLSLISNTVAATPVDFWKLADTYLKPQKADGISLGYYRNFNNNVWETSAEVYFKALRNVPEYRDFPELLGNEFLETELVPADGRNYGLEVSIKKNLGLVSGRLSYTYSRSIRRVKTEIPELNVNQGRWYPSYFDKPHDVTMLVNFNLMQRLSLNVSFTYNTGRPITAPTGKYTDWHVINVPIYSDRNQYRIPDYYRMDVSANLFPGYRKDRKFQSSWSLSIYNLLGRKNAYSIYFRQKPFQSLSTYRLAVLGSIFPSITYNLEW
- a CDS encoding alpha/beta fold hydrolase; this encodes MPILDGTSYRPPWYLPSGHLQTLYPYFFRKVRPEYMRERITLPDGDFVDLDSLRQHSKNLAFLCHGLEGDSSSQYIRGMADFLYRRGWDVIALNFRSCSGEPNRVLQSYHHGEIRDLTYLLEQLNASGEYHRIVPIGFSLGGNVVLKYLGSHGEQLPDTIHGGIAVSVPTDLLSSSRRLDQWDNWIYTRRFRMNLKEKFEAKDRLFPGVLDMHRWNEVKRWEDFDNTYTSKIFGFRDAYAYYEQGSANNFLQGLRRPTLLINALNDPFLETPSYPYERAKDSRFLHLLTPKEGGHVGFPLAGTTETWEERVAWEFIQEYLA